ATCATCTCGGGCGACCCGGCATCCGCCCCGCGCATTTCCAGGAACCGCTTCAGCCGCACGTCGGTGAAGGCCGTCGTCATGTGGTCCTCGAAATCGCCCACGGTGGGGGTCAGGCCCTCCAGCCCGTCCTGGCGCTCGCCCTTCATCCACGCCCGGAACGACCGCCCCGCCACGTCCAGGATGCGCCCGTCGCGCACGACGAAATACATCGGCACGTCCAGCAGCCATTCGACATAGGGCTCGAACCCGAAGGAGGGCGAGAAGAACAGGTCCGGCATGCCCGACCGCGCAGTGTCGGTATCGGTCCAGATCCGGGCACGGTTGGACATGAACCCGTTCGGCCGCCCCTCGTGGAACGGGGAATTGGCGAACAGCGCCGTCGTCACCGGCTGCAGCGCCAGCGACACGCGCAGCTTGCGCAGCATGTCGGCTTCGGATGCGAAATCCAGGTTGACCTGCACGGTGCAGGTCCGCTGCATCATGTCCAGGCCCAGCGTGCCGACCTTGGGCATGTAGTTCCGCATGATGGCGTAGCGGCTCTTGGGCATCCACGGCATGTCGGCGCGCCGCGCCAGCGGGTGGAAGCCCAGCGGGGCGAAGCCGACCCCCAGCGACCGGGAAATCGGACGGATCGCCTCGAAATGCCGGGCCATCTCGTGCCCCGTATCGTGCAGGCTGGCCAGCGGCGCGCCCGACAGTTCGAACTGCCCCGCCGGCTCCAGCGACACCGACCCGCCGCGCTCGGGCCCGATGCCCTTCAGCCCGATCAGGTTGCCCGCATCATGGATCGCCTCCCACCGCGTGCCGCCATCCTGGCGGTTCAGGTCGGTCAGGATTTCGGCGATGCCGTCGGGGGCGTAGGGCGGCGGCATCCAGGCCGGGCGCGCCGGGCCGGCGGCGGCGGGCAGGACGAAGCCGAATTTCTCGTGCTCGGTGCCGATCCGCCACAGGCCGCGCGGCTTGCCCCCGTCCGCCAGCAGGCGGGCCAGTTGGCTGACCGATTCAATGGGGGTCGTATCTTGCTCGCCGGGGTTCGACATCGTTTCTGCAAAAATCCTAAAAAACGCAACGGATCGGTCAGAGGCCGTGCGGGTCGTAAGCATCAAGGCTTTTGAGGCTGCGCTCTCAGCGCGACCCTGCACCAGACACGCGCCGCAGGCCAGCCCCCATCAGGGACAGGCCACAGGCCACGGCCGTATCGGCCCGCAGGATCAGCCCGCCCAGCGAGATCATCCTGACAAATGGCCGTGCGCGCAACATGTTGACCTCGACATCGGAAAACCCGCCCTCCGGTCCGATCAGCAGTCCGTCGCCATCGGCGACATCCTCGATCCCCCCCGCGCCGCCGCGCCGGTCGGCGCGTTCGGCCGCCACGAACAGACGCCGTTCGGGCGGCCACTCCCCCAGCCGGTCGGCCAGGCGCCGGGGGGCGTCGATCGCGGGCACGTCCAGGCGCTCGCACTGCTCCGCCGCCTCGCCGGCAATGGTTTCCAGGCGTGCTTCGTTGACCCGGTGGGTGTTGGTCCGTTCGGTCAGGACGGGCAGGAATCGTGTGACCCCCAGTTCGGTACCCATGCGCACCACCATGTCCGTCGCATCGCGCTTCAGCGGCGCGAACAGCAGGACCGGCCCCGCAACGGGCTCCGCCGCGCGCCGCTGCCGCAGCAGGCGCACCTGCCCCCGGTCGCGGCGCATCGCCTCGATGCGCGCCAGCCATTCCCCGTCGCGCGGGTTGAACAGGGCGACCTCGTCCCCCACCCCCAGACGCAGCACCGTTCCCAGATAATGCGCCTGTCCCGGCGTCAGGTCCCGCACCGCGTCCGCCTCCATCGGCGGCTGCGTCGCCGGATCGGCGAACAGACGGGGACAATCCTTCATGACGGCACCACTCCACGCGACACACAACCCGGGGCCGCAGCGGGACCTCGGCTCTTGACCGCGTCCCCCCGGCGCCCCATCACACGCGGGCATAGCAGCCCCGCGCGCCGGCGTCATGGCCGGACGGCCCAAGCTGGAGAGACGAGCGTGAATCGATCCCTGCCCCATACCGATATCCGGACCGGAGGATGGATCGCCCGGCTGCCCGTGCCGCTGCGCCCCTACGCGCTGCTGGCGCGGCTGGATCGTCCCATCGGCACGTGGCTGCTGTTCCTGCCCGGCATGTGGGGCATCCTGCTGGCATCCGGCGTCGATGCCCGCACGCGCCTGCGGCTGATCGTGCTGTTCGGCATCGGCAGCGTGGTGATGCGTTCGGCGGGCTGCGTGGTCAACGACATGTGGGATCGCGACATCGACCGGCTGGTGGCGCGGACCGCCGGGCGCCCGCTGGCCTCGGGCGCCCTGCGCATGCGCCAGGCGGCCCTGTTCCTGGCGGGGCTGCTGGTGATCGGGCTGGTGATCCTGCTGCAGCTCAATCCGCTGGCCCGGGTCCTGGGGGCCTCGTCACTGATCCTGGTGGGGCTGTATCCCCTGGCCAAGCGCTTCACCTGGTGGCCGCAACTGGTGATGGGCTTCACGTTCGGCTTCGGCGCGCCGCTGGGCTATGCCGCCGCGACCGGCCGCGTCGATGCCGCCTGGGGCGCGCTCTACGCCGCCACCATCCTGTGGCAACTGGGGTTCGATACGATCTACGGCTTCCAGGACATGGAGGACGACGCCCGCATCGGGGTCAAATCCACGTCGCGCCTGTGGGCGGGGCAGCCGCGCCTCTTCGTCGGCGCCTGCTATGCCCTGGCCGTGGCCGCGCTGCTGCTGGCGGGATGGCTGGCCGGATGCGGCGCGGGCTTCTGGATCGCGATGGCGCTGCCCACCATCGCCCTGGCCTGGCAGGTCGCGCAACTGGACAGTACCGACCCCGCCCGCTGCCTGAGCCTGTTCCGCTTCAACCGCGAAACCGGCCTGGCGATCGCGCTGGCCATCCTGGCCGGACTGGCCGGACAATGACGGCGCCCGCCGATGCCCGCGCCTTCGTCGCGGCCCACACCGCCCTGTCCCACGCCCCCCTGGTGCCGGAGATCGCCCTGCACCTGGCCACCGAGATCACGCCGATCTGGCAGGCGTCGGAAAGCTGGCTGGCGCAGCATGATATCGAACCGCCCTTCTGGGCCTTCGCCTGGCCGGGCGGCCAGTTGCTGGCACGCCATGTCCTGGACAATCCGTCGCTGGTGGCCGGCCGCCGGGTGCTGGATTTCGCGGCCGGATGCGGCATCGCCGCCATCGCCTGCGCCCGCGCCGGCGCCCTGTCGGTCGAAGCGGCCGAGATCGACCCCCTGGCCACCGCCGCCATCGCCCTGAACGCGGACGCGAACGGCGTCACCCTGACCGTCACCGAAGCCGACCTGGTCGGCGCCCCGCCGCGCTGGGACCTGATCCTGTGCGGCGACATCTGCTACGAAAACCCGATGACCGAGCACATCCTGCCCTGGCTGCGCACCGCCGCGCGCACGGCGGAGGTCTGGATCGCCGACCCCGGCCGGGCCTACCTGCCCCGCGCGGGGCTGGAGGTCATCATGACGCGCGACATCGCCACCACGATGGAGCTTGAGGACCGTACGGCCCGCCGTACGACGCTTTACCGGGTGACGTAACGCAGGCGGATCCGGCCGTATGCAGGAACCGCCGGCTGTTCCGTCACCGCAGGGCCCGCAGCCGGCTGGCGCTGAGCAGCGCCGACAGGAAGGCACACGCCGCCGCCAGTTCCATGCAGCGCAGGGTGGGGTCATGGGTGACGAAACCGAAGGTCAGCGCCACGAAGATCGCCCCCATGGTCTGGCCCGACAGGCGCGCGACCGACACCATGCCGCTGGCGCTGCCCGACCGGCCGCGCGGGGCGGACACCATCATCGCGCGATTGTTCGGCGGCTGGAAAATCCCGAACCCGACCCCGGCCAGGCCGATACGCCAGGCAATGTCCAGGTTCCCGGCATCGGGCGGCAGCAGGCACAGCAGGACGAAGCCCGTGCCCGTCACGCACAGGCCGATCGAGGACAGGATGGCCGCCGGCACCCGGTCCGCCACCCGCCCGACGAACAGCGAGATGGCGACGATCCCGACCGGCCAGGGTGTGATCAGCAGGCCGGTGGCCACCGCCGAGCGATGCAGCACCGATTGCAGCGCGAACGGCATGGAAATGATGAAGAAGTTCGACGCGACGAACGCCCCGAACCCCACGCCGAACGCGACCAGGAAATCCGGCACCGCCAGCAGGTCGATCGGCAGCATCGGGTCGGACCGCCCGGCTTGGCGCCGGGCCAGCTGGACGAATGCCCCCGCCCCGCCCGCCAGCAGCCACACCGCCAGCGCGGGCCCGCTGCGATGCACCAGGCTGTCCAGCCCGACGATCACGCCCCCGAACGCCACGACGTTCAGCACCGCGCTGGCCAGGTCGAACGAGGACGGGCTGCGCGGCGTGCGCGGCAGGTAGAACGCGGCCGCCACCATCGCCGCCCCGCCCAGCGGCAGGTTGATCAGGAAGATCCACGGCCAGTCGGCCACCGACAGCACCGCCGAGGCGATGGTGGGCCCCAGCGCCACGCCGGTCGCCACCACCATGCCGTTCAGCGAGATCCCCTTGCCGATCTGGGAATGCGGATAGATGAAGCGGACCAGCGCGATATTGACGCTCATGATGCACGCCCCGCCCACGCCCTGCAGCGCGCGGGCCAGGGCCAGTTCCAGCAGCGTGTGCGACATCGCGCACAGCAGGGACGCGACCACGAAGGTGCCCAGCCCGATCCGGCACAGCCGCGCGAATCCCACCCGCGCGCCCAGCGACGCCAGCGGCAGCAGTGTGGACACGCTGGCAAGCTGGTAGGCGTTGATCACCCAGATGGACGATGACGCGCTGGCATGGATGTCGTGCGCGATGGTGGGCAGCGCCACATTGGCGATGGCATAGTCCAGCACCGACAGCAGCACCGACAGCGCCACGGCGAACATCGCCATCGCCCGCGCCGTGCCGTGCAGGCCTTCACCCTCCGCCAGCGTTCGGCGCGCCGGGGCATCGGGCGCGGACGTATCGGGCACGGACCGCAGCGCCATGGCCGCTCAGCCCGCGCGCAGCGCGCGGCCGAACAGCGCCTGGACCCATCCCATGGCCTGAAGGAACAGCGCCGGGTCGTAGCGCGGCCCCTCGTCCCGCAGGAACGCATGCTGGGCGTTGAGTTCGTGCCATTCGTAGCGGACGCCCGCAGCCTCCAGCGCCTCGCGGATCATCTGCCGCCCGGCGAAGGGGACATGCGGGTCCTGCCGGCCCCAGGTCATCATCACCTCGCCCGGAATCTCGCCCAGCCGCTGCAGCGTGTCGTCGTGCCGTCCCTGCCCCAGGGACGCCGAATGGATGTCGGTGGCATAGAAGCACGCCGCCGCCGACACCGCCGGGTTCATCGCCGCCCGAAAGGCCAGGTGCCCGCCCAGGCAGACCCCCATGGTGCCGATCCGCCCGGTGCAGGCCGGATGCGCCGCCAGCCACGCCACCGCCGCCCGGGCATCGTCGTCGTACGACGCCAGGGGCTTGGCGTATTTCAGTTCGTTGCCCCGGTCGGTGCCCGGCTTGTCGTAGGCCAGCACGGTGCCCGCGGGTTCGTATTCGTGATAGACCTCCGGCACCGCCACCACGTGGCCCAGCCCCGCGACCATGGCGGCCAGCCGGCGGATCGGGGCCGTCACCTGGTAGATCTCGGAGAACAGCACCACGCCGGGAAAGGCCCCGTCCGCCGCCGGACGCAGCACATGCAGCCGCATCGGGCCGCTGGCGGTCGCGATATCGGCGGTTTCGTCCCCGTGGAGGATCATGCTTCCGCTCCCCGTCCTGTCGTGTCCTGCCCCAGGTCACGCAGCCGGCGGCCGGCCATCAGACGCGCCTCGATCTCTTCCAGCGAGACGCCGCGCGTCTCGGGCACGTAGGCCAGGGTGATGATGATGAACAGGCCGTTCATCAGCGCGAACAGCCAGAAGGTACGCGCTTCGCCCAGGGCGGCCATCACGGTCAGGAACACGTTGCTGACCAGCGAGTTCGCCGCCCAGTTGGTGAAGGTCGAGCACGCGATGCCGAAATCGCGCCCGCGCAGCGGCTGGATTTCGGAACACAGGGTCCAGACCAGCGGCCCGGCGCCGATCGCGAAGCCCGCGACGAACAGCAGCAGTGCCCCGACCATGCCGATTTCCTGCGGCAGGGAGTCGCCGCCGAACGCGATCAGTCCGCCCGCGCCCAGCATGGCGAAGGTCATGATCGCGCAGCTGAGGATCAGCAGCGGCCGCCGCCCCCAACGGTCGATGAAGGCGATGGCGAAGCCGGTCGACAGCACGTTGATCAGGCCGATCAGCGCCGTGGCCCAGGTCGCGGCCGACACGCCGAAATGCGCGGCCTGGAATACCTTCGGCGCGTAGTACATCAGGACGTTGATCCCGGTGAGCTGCTGCATGACCTGCAGCATGACCCCCAGCAGGACCGACCGGCGGAAATTCGCGTTGCTGCGGAACAGCGCGAAGCCGCTGCCGCTTTCCTTGCGCAGTTCCTGCGCGATATCGCGAATTTCGGCGTCGGCCTCGGCCGGGTCGGGCCGCAGGTAGCGCATGACCTGGCTGGCCCGGCTGCGCTCGCCCCGCATCATCAGCCAGCGCGGGCTGTCGGGCAGGAACAGGCAGGCGGCGCAGAACAGCGCCGCAGGCACCGCCATCAACCCCAGCATCCAGCGCCAGTGCCCGCCATAGGCCAGCACGCTGTCGGTGACATAGGCCAGGAAGATGCCCAGCGTCACCATCAGCTGGTAGAACGAGATCATGGCGCCGCGCACGGCCTCGGCCGTGACTTCGGAAATATAGAGCGGGGCGGCGAAGGCGGCGATTCCCACCGCCAGGCCCAGCAGGACGCGCCCCACGATCAGCACCGTGATGGACGGCGCCAGGGCGCAGATCATCGACCCGGCCAGGAACAGCAGCGACGCGCCCAGCAGCGCCCGCCGCCGGCCGAACCGGAAGGAAATCCGGCCGGCGACGACCGATCCGACGGTGGCGGCCACCATCATCGAGGACACGATCCATTCCTGCATGCGGGCGGCCGCATGGAATTCGTCGCCGATGAACCCCAGCGCCCCGGCGATGACGCCGGTATCCAGGCCGAACATCAGCCCCGCCATGGCCGCGAGAATGCCGACGACGATCGCCCGGGCCCCGGAGGACGGCACCGAGCCGTTAACGGGCATCGTTCCTGCCGGTCCCTGGTCTGGTGACATCATGGAATCCTTCCCGGTTCTGTTCTTGTGTCGTGGGCGAAACGCCTGGACCGCGCCGCCATTCTTGATCCTGTCAGGCCACAGTTCGGCCGGAATCCCGGTCAATCTGCGTCAAACCGGGGCCGCCGGACAGTCCTTATGATACGAAATACATCCCCGTGGCCAGACGCATCCCGCGGTACCCCCGCGGTGGCAGGAAAAAACACACGGGTCGTGAACTCTTCGTCCTCTCCGGGATATGAGGCCGCGGGCATTGACATCCTGCGGCCCGTGACGCCGTGATACGCGCTCTTTTTCCAGCAGACGTGGTTCCATGTCCTCACTTCTTGCCGTTTCCCTGGCGACCGCCGCCATCGTGGCCGTCGTGCTCCTGATCGGGCGCTATAAACTCAACCCCTTCATCGTGCTGCTGTGCGTGTCGCTGCTGCTGGCCCTGTGCGCCGGCATGCCGCCGCAGAAGGCCGTCACGTCGTTCGAGGCCGGCGCCGGCCACGTGCTGGGCCATATCGCCACCGTGATCGCGCTGGGGACGATGCTGGGCAAGATGCTGGCCGAATCCGGCGGCGCGGACCAGATCGCGCTGACGATCACCCGCGTCGCGGGCAAGGGCCGGATCAGTTGGGCCATGATGGTCATCGGCCTGCTGATCGGCCTGCCGGTGTTCTTCGAGGTCGGCTTCGTGCTGCTGATTCCGCTGGTCTTCACCCTGGCGCGGCGGACATCGACCCCCATGCTGCTGCTGGCGCTGCCGATGGGCGCCGCCCTGTCGGTCACCCACGCGATGATCCCGCCCCATCCGGCCACCCTGCTGGCGCTGTCGGCCTATCACGCCGATACCGGGCGGACGATCTTCTGGGGGGTCATCATCGGTACGCCGATCGCGGCCCTGGCCGGCCCGATCTATGCGAAATTCATCACGCCGCGCATCCAGATCGCCGGCCATGCCGGGCTGGAAGACCAGTTCGCGAGCAAGGACGTCCACGAGAACCTGCCGCCGTTCAGTATCACGGTGCTGACGATCCTCTCGCCGGTCCTGCTGATGCTGCTGGGTTCGGTCGCCGACCTGGTCTCGCAACCCGGCAGCACGGCGAACACCATCCTGCATTTCATCGGCAATACCGACATCGCCCTGCTGCTGGCGACGATCCTGTCCTTCTACGTGCTGGGCCTGGCCCGCGGCTTCTCGCGCGAGACGATCCTGCGCTTCACCAACGAATGCCTGGGGCCCACCGCGCTGATCATGCTGCTGGTGGGCGCGGGCGGCGGCTTCGGCCGCGAACTGGTCGATAGCGGGGTGTCGAAGGCCATCACAGACCTGGCGCTGGGGGCGCATGTGCCGCTGCTGGTGCTGGCCTGGCTGCTGGCGGTGGTGGTGCGCGTGGCCGCCGGGTCCGCCACCGTGGCCATGAGCACGGCGTCCGGCATCGTCGGGCCGATCCTGCTGCACAGCCACGGCACGTCGCCGGAACTGATGGTGCTGGTCACCGGGGCCGGATCGGTGGCGCTGGGGCCGATGAACGACGCCGGGTTCTGGCAGATCAAGGAATATCTGGGCCTGAGCGTAGGGCAGACGATCAAGACCTGGTCGGTCATCGAAACCCTGATCGCCGTCCTGGGGCTGGTGTTCTGCCTGCTGCTGTCGCTGGTGATCCACTGAGGGGGCGCCTGCCCCCTCGTACCCCTGCCTGTTACCCCTGCCCTTCGGCGTAGGGGTTCTTGGTCCCGCGCAGCAGCAGCCGGATCGGCGTGCCGGGCAGGTCGAACGTCTCGCGCAGGCCGTTGACCAGGTAGCGCTGGTAATCCTCGGGCAGTTGCTCGGCCCGGGTGCCGAACAGGATGAAGGTCGGCGGCCGGGCCTTGGCCTGCGTCATGTAGCGCAGCTTCAGCCGCCGCCCGCTGACCAGCGGCGGGCTGTGCCGCTCCAGCATCGCCTCGAACCAGCGGTTCAGCGCCCCGGTCGGAACCCGCTTGTTCCAGGTCGCATGGGCCCGGCGCACCACCGGCAGCAGCTTGTTTACCCCGGCCCCGGTCAGCGCCGAGAACGAAACGACCGGAATGCCGCGCATCTGCGCCAGCGACGTCTCGATCCGGTCGGAGATCGCCTGCCGTGTCGCGATCCGGTCCTCGACCGCGTCCCACTTGTTCAGCGCCAGGACGCAGCACCGGCCCTCGCGCTCGATCAGGCGGGCGATCTGCAGGTCCTGTTCATGCACGCCCAGGGTCGCGTCCAGCGTCAGGACCACCACCTCGGCCATCTTCAGTGCCTCGATGGTGGCGGAAACCGACATCTTCTCCAGCGATTCCTCGATCCGGCCCCGGCGGCGCAGCCCCGCCGTATCGACCAGTTGAATCGGCCCATGCTCGTCATGCAGCAGCACCGTCACCGAATCGCGGGTCAGGCCCGGCTCGGGCCCGGTGATCATCCGCTCCTCGCCCAGCAGGCGGTTCAGCAGGGTCGATTTTCCGGCATTCGGCCGCCCGACGATGGCCAGGCGCAGCGGACCGACGGGACGGTCGTCTTCGTCAGCCTCGCCCGCTTCCGCGTCATCGTCTTCGAACGCCGCGTCCGCCATGCCCCCGGCGACGAGAGCCGGAGCCTGCGGCGGCAGGCGGTCCGCGATCTCGCCCATCAGGTCCGACAGGCCTTCGCCATGTTCGGCGGAAATGGCCAGCGGCGTGCCCAGCCCCAGGGCGAAGGCCTCCATCGCCGCCGCCGCCCCCTGCCGTCCCTCGGCCTTGTTGGCGATCAGCAGCACGGGGCGCCCCTGGCGGCGCAGCCATGCCGCGAAATGCTCGTCGGCCGGGGTGATGCCCGCGCGGGTGTCGATGCAGAACAGGACCAGGTCCGCCTGCGCCACCGCCGATTCCGACGATGCCCGCATGCGGCCGTACAGCGTATCGGCCGCCGCTTCCTCCAGCCCCGCCGTATCGACCAGGCGCACCCGGCGGCCGCGCATCACGGTCTCGGCTTCCTTGCGGTCGCGGGTCACGCCGGGGGTATCGGCAACCAGCGCCTGCCGCCGCCCCACAAGGCGGTTGAACAGGGTCGATTTACCGACATTCGGACGACCGGCGATGACCACCACCGGCAGGTCGTCCCCGGTCGGAACGGAAGGAAGCTTGGCCAATTTTCAACGATATCCTTAGCTATAGGCAATCAGGTGACCGTCGTCGGTCACGATCAGCAGCCGTCCATCGACCACGATCGGCGCCACGCTGGCCACCCCCGGCAGCTTGCCGATGGACAGTAACGCGCCGGTCACCGGATCGATCGTCGCATATCCGGTCTCGGGCAGGGTGCTGACGCAGACCAGCTTGCCCCCCGCCAGGATCGGGCCGGTCCAGGTCACGCCATCCTTCTGCACGTCGACCCTGCGATAGCGGCGGAGCTGGGTGATCCAGCGCACGTGGCCGCTCAACCGGTCGATGCAGGCCAGTTGCTGGTCCAGCGACAGCACGTACAGCCAGTTGTCGACGACCAGCAGGCTGTCCTGCCCTGCGACGGCGCGTTCCCACAGGCGCCGCCCCGAGCGCACATCCAGCGCGACAAGGACCGAAGCGGCACTGATGGCATAGACCGTGCCGTCCACCACCACCGGCATGCCCCGCACGCAGGAAAAATCGACCGTCGTTTCCTGGCCGTTGGTGCTGCCCAGCGTGTCGCTCCAGACCACCTCGCCGCTTTCCGCCCGCAGCGCGACCAGGTCGCCCGACCCGAACCCGGCCACCACCACATCCCCCACCACGGCGGGCGCGGGCTGGCCGAAGATGACGGTGTCCACCGCCGTCGAGGCATAGGTCCACAGCACGTTGCCCGTCGCGGCATCGACGGCGAACAGCCTTTCGTCGATCGTCCCGAAGAACAGGCGCCCGTCCGCGATCGTGGGCGCCGAGCGGCCCGGCGTTCCGGTGTCGATCCGCCATTTCACCCGGCCGGTCGCGACATCGACCGCCACGGTCTGCGCCACGCCGTCGACGATGTACAGCGTGTCGCCCGCGACGCTGAACCCGCCGCCCAGGTTGCTGGACTTCATCTTCTTCGGCTTGGGGACGAAGTGCCACGCTTCGCGCATGCGCGGCCATTCGAACGCCCGGATCACCCCCTGCGCGTCGCTGACGAAGATCCGGCCGCCGGCCACGATCGGCGTCGCCTGCAACACGCCACGCCCGGTATTGCCCAGCGCGGCGTACGACAGAAGCTCGGGTTCGGACACGCCGGCGCCGATGCTCTTCGTCCATTCGCGGCGCATCGCACCGCCCCAGGCCATGTTGATGCCCGCATGGCTGGGCACGCGACCCGGCTGCGGCCATTCCGCGACCGTCGTCTGGGGCGGCAGGACAATCGGCATGTGATCGTCGGGATCGACCATCAGACCCGCGCCGGTGCCCAGCACGTCGACGCGCTTGCCGGCCAGCAGCGGCTTTTCGTCATCATCGCATCCGGCCAGAACCGGCAACATCGCTCCACCAAGAAGCGCATGCCGGCGGGTCAGAACTTTGTTCATGTCAATCCTGCGCTGCAAAAGGAAGAAAGGCCCCGGACCGGCGCGGCCCCAACGGCGACGATTACGACGGGCTGGCATTCAGGGTCTGCAGCAGGCCGCCGGCCCGGCTGCGCAACCCGTCCGGGACATCGGCCTCGGCGCTGAGCTGCGCGAAGCGCCGGCGTGCGTCGGCGGTGCGTCCCTGCCGCAGGTCCAGCATCGCCTCGCACTCGATGGCCAGCGCCCGCCAGGGCTTGCCCACGCCGTCCAGCGTCGTCAGGCGGGACCGCAAGGTCGCCGGATCACCGTCGTCGATCTGGCGCTGGACCCACAGCAGGCTGGCCAGGGACCGCAATTGCGGGTCCGCCGCCCCGTCATCGGCCACCTGGGTCCACAGCGACAGCGCGCCGCGCGTATCGCCGCTCGACGCCAGCAGCGCCGCGCGCTCCAGCCGCGCCAGGGTCCGCAGGCCCGGTGGTGCCGTGTCCAGCGTGGCGAAGCGCTTCAGCGCGTCCTGCTGCTGCGGGGTCAGTCGCGCCGTCTCGCCCGGGACGATCTGGCTGCTGTCGGCCGCATGCAGCGCCGTGAAATAGGTCGCCGCCCAGGCACGGTCGGCCTGCCGGCCACGCCATGCGTGGTACTGCCATCCGCCGACGCCCGCGCCGGCCACCGCCACCACGGCCACCGCTGCCGCGACATAGCGCCGGGCCAGCGCGCGCAGGCGTTCCGCCCGCAAATCGTCGTCGACTTCCCTGAAGATGTCGTCAGCCACGTCTCAACCGCTCTCCGCATACGCAGGCAGACGGGTCACGCCCCGCCCAGCCAAAGGCCGGACCATAGCGGGGTCGGCGCACAGGGGCAACAAACCCCCGTGATCCGCCGTCAATGCTTGTGCGCGAAATGCGCGGCCCCGTCCCGCAATTCGGTGCTCAGGCGGGTGAAATTGCCGGCGATCCGCTGCTGCACCACCAGGCTGCCCTGATGGACCCTGTCCATCCGGGCCCGCGCCTCGGCGCTGATCGCGCCCTCTTCCCGGCCGGCGGCGCTGGCGACGCAGCCATTATAGAGCCGGGCCGCCTTCTCGTACGCCGTCACGGCATCCACGCTGGCGTTATAGTGCGCGGCGGTCGTGTAATCGACCACCGGGGGCCTGGGTTCCTGCCCGCAGGCGGCGGGGGCGGACCACGGGGCATCGGCGGCGCGGGCGGCCGCCACCATGCCCACGGACGTCATGCCCAGGGACGTCATCACACACAGGGACACGGCACAGGCCAGGAACAGGCCCGATACTGGAGCACGCAAGGGATGTCTTCCTTCTTCGATCCGCTTCTTCAGCGATCTTCAGATATATTCGAAGACCATGGCGAAATCAGGGTGCGAAATGCGCAAGCCTGCCGGCCGGCGCGCCCAGGATCGTATCCTCGCGCATGACGGCGTGGCCCCGCACGATCGTCGCCATCGGCCAGCCCGTCACCTCCATCCCGTCGAACGGCGTCCAGCCCGCCGGGGTGGCGATCCAGTCATTGGTGATACGGCGCCGCGCCTTCATGTCCACCAGGGTGAAATCGGCGTCATAGCCCATGGCGATCCGCCCCTTGGCCTGCAGGCCATAGACCCGCGCCGGCCCTGCCGCCATCAGGTCCACCATCCGGCCCAGCGACAGACGCCCGGCATTGACGTGGTCCAGCATGACGGGAACCAGCGTCTGCACCCCCGTCAGCCCCGCCGGGGTGGCGGGCCAGGGCCGCGCCTTCGCCGCCAGGGAATGGGGCGCGTGGTCCGACCCGATCGTGTCCACGGTGCCGTTGCGCACGGCCTCCCAACTGGCCTCGTAATGCCGGCGGTCGCGGATCGGCGGGTTCATGATCGCAAGCGGGCCCAGCGTCTCATAGCATTCGGGGGCGACCTGGGTCAGATGGTTCACCAGCACCTCGACGGTCGCGACGTCGCGATGCGCCGGCAGCCAGTCCAGTTCCTCGGCGGTCGAGGTATGCAGGATATGGACCGGCCGCCCCGCCCGCCGCGCCAGATCCACGATACGCCGCGTGCCCAGGAAGGCGCATTCCTCGTCCCGCCAG
This genomic stretch from Gluconacetobacter diazotrophicus PA1 5 harbors:
- a CDS encoding sugar porter family MFS transporter — translated: MSPDQGPAGTMPVNGSVPSSGARAIVVGILAAMAGLMFGLDTGVIAGALGFIGDEFHAAARMQEWIVSSMMVAATVGSVVAGRISFRFGRRRALLGASLLFLAGSMICALAPSITVLIVGRVLLGLAVGIAAFAAPLYISEVTAEAVRGAMISFYQLMVTLGIFLAYVTDSVLAYGGHWRWMLGLMAVPAALFCAACLFLPDSPRWLMMRGERSRASQVMRYLRPDPAEADAEIRDIAQELRKESGSGFALFRSNANFRRSVLLGVMLQVMQQLTGINVLMYYAPKVFQAAHFGVSAATWATALIGLINVLSTGFAIAFIDRWGRRPLLILSCAIMTFAMLGAGGLIAFGGDSLPQEIGMVGALLLFVAGFAIGAGPLVWTLCSEIQPLRGRDFGIACSTFTNWAANSLVSNVFLTVMAALGEARTFWLFALMNGLFIIITLAYVPETRGVSLEEIEARLMAGRRLRDLGQDTTGRGAEA
- a CDS encoding GntT/GntP/DsdX family permease; this encodes MSSLLAVSLATAAIVAVVLLIGRYKLNPFIVLLCVSLLLALCAGMPPQKAVTSFEAGAGHVLGHIATVIALGTMLGKMLAESGGADQIALTITRVAGKGRISWAMMVIGLLIGLPVFFEVGFVLLIPLVFTLARRTSTPMLLLALPMGAALSVTHAMIPPHPATLLALSAYHADTGRTIFWGVIIGTPIAALAGPIYAKFITPRIQIAGHAGLEDQFASKDVHENLPPFSITVLTILSPVLLMLLGSVADLVSQPGSTANTILHFIGNTDIALLLATILSFYVLGLARGFSRETILRFTNECLGPTALIMLLVGAGGGFGRELVDSGVSKAITDLALGAHVPLLVLAWLLAVVVRVAAGSATVAMSTASGIVGPILLHSHGTSPELMVLVTGAGSVALGPMNDAGFWQIKEYLGLSVGQTIKTWSVIETLIAVLGLVFCLLLSLVIH
- the der gene encoding ribosome biogenesis GTPase Der encodes the protein MAKLPSVPTGDDLPVVVIAGRPNVGKSTLFNRLVGRRQALVADTPGVTRDRKEAETVMRGRRVRLVDTAGLEEAAADTLYGRMRASSESAVAQADLVLFCIDTRAGITPADEHFAAWLRRQGRPVLLIANKAEGRQGAAAAMEAFALGLGTPLAISAEHGEGLSDLMGEIADRLPPQAPALVAGGMADAAFEDDDAEAGEADEDDRPVGPLRLAIVGRPNAGKSTLLNRLLGEERMITGPEPGLTRDSVTVLLHDEHGPIQLVDTAGLRRRGRIEESLEKMSVSATIEALKMAEVVVLTLDATLGVHEQDLQIARLIEREGRCCVLALNKWDAVEDRIATRQAISDRIETSLAQMRGIPVVSFSALTGAGVNKLLPVVRRAHATWNKRVPTGALNRWFEAMLERHSPPLVSGRRLKLRYMTQAKARPPTFILFGTRAEQLPEDYQRYLVNGLRETFDLPGTPIRLLLRGTKNPYAEGQG
- a CDS encoding PQQ-binding-like beta-propeller repeat protein; this translates as MNKVLTRRHALLGGAMLPVLAGCDDDEKPLLAGKRVDVLGTGAGLMVDPDDHMPIVLPPQTTVAEWPQPGRVPSHAGINMAWGGAMRREWTKSIGAGVSEPELLSYAALGNTGRGVLQATPIVAGGRIFVSDAQGVIRAFEWPRMREAWHFVPKPKKMKSSNLGGGFSVAGDTLYIVDGVAQTVAVDVATGRVKWRIDTGTPGRSAPTIADGRLFFGTIDERLFAVDAATGNVLWTYASTAVDTVIFGQPAPAVVGDVVVAGFGSGDLVALRAESGEVVWSDTLGSTNGQETTVDFSCVRGMPVVVDGTVYAISAASVLVALDVRSGRRLWERAVAGQDSLLVVDNWLYVLSLDQQLACIDRLSGHVRWITQLRRYRRVDVQKDGVTWTGPILAGGKLVCVSTLPETGYATIDPVTGALLSIGKLPGVASVAPIVVDGRLLIVTDDGHLIAYS
- a CDS encoding tetratricopeptide repeat protein; the protein is MADDIFREVDDDLRAERLRALARRYVAAAVAVVAVAGAGVGGWQYHAWRGRQADRAWAATYFTALHAADSSQIVPGETARLTPQQQDALKRFATLDTAPPGLRTLARLERAALLASSGDTRGALSLWTQVADDGAADPQLRSLASLLWVQRQIDDGDPATLRSRLTTLDGVGKPWRALAIECEAMLDLRQGRTADARRRFAQLSAEADVPDGLRSRAGGLLQTLNASPS